The following are from one region of the Advenella mimigardefordensis DPN7 genome:
- a CDS encoding MarR family winged helix-turn-helix transcriptional regulator codes for MFELKDLPSYDTLERFGAIYGNTDVQGLQTWLIWASATQEMLSAFEANLAHACGLSQTQFFVLLLLKRNPDGLSVGVLAEGVSVTSQTMTRIIDRMVGADLCSRDVDPVDARARLVRLTKAGDDMLSKALPSHYAWVARLMGHFNADERRMLNQLMLKLNQTGVLVRSEEMD; via the coding sequence ATGTTTGAACTCAAAGACCTGCCCAGCTATGACACCCTTGAACGTTTCGGCGCCATTTATGGTAATACCGACGTACAGGGCCTTCAAACATGGCTAATCTGGGCTTCTGCAACGCAGGAAATGCTCTCTGCTTTTGAGGCAAACCTTGCACATGCCTGCGGGCTCTCGCAAACTCAATTCTTTGTCCTTCTCCTGCTCAAACGCAATCCCGACGGACTGAGCGTGGGCGTATTGGCCGAAGGCGTCTCTGTCACCTCACAAACCATGACGCGCATCATTGACCGCATGGTGGGTGCAGATCTGTGCAGCCGCGACGTCGATCCGGTTGATGCGCGCGCCCGTTTGGTCCGGTTGACAAAGGCCGGTGACGATATGCTTAGTAAGGCACTGCCCAGCCACTACGCCTGGGTGGCCAGACTCATGGGACATTTCAATGCAGACGAACGCCGTATGCTCAATCAACTCATGCTCAAGCTCAACCAAACGGGAGTGCTTGTCAGGTCTGAAGAAATGGACTGA